In Euzebya rosea, a single window of DNA contains:
- a CDS encoding sensor histidine kinase: MNSGVDAALGRVAVVLRLIGAVWIVLLVATTWAAGQLVAPVASWAVTAFAVAWAVLAWRTGLIERGSAAGSFAAWVDVAVTVVVILGPGFFGETTGFAGGYPFASLVVALAVADRTGVGVAAAVLSAATLLNLFSVGTPSLPSATSNVLFYGLGASALWLGVQVLRRQEERTRLAESELAVARERATTATHLHDSVLQTLALVQRRADDAGAVRSLARRQERELREWLFPPETGPVVVAASSSGPSTGSSLGSSAPRSARSGPASAGDDDGHDPDVPKPLGRLGPTLEAHAEDMEERYGVSVRVVSVGGAADLPVPPVDEGVGALARAAREAMANAAVHAGVDTVDVFAERDGATVAVWIRDRGIGFDPDDLPADRHGVTGSIRGRMHRAGGSATISSGPSRGTEVALRIAVDGQEQP; the protein is encoded by the coding sequence GTGAACTCCGGTGTCGACGCGGCGCTCGGGCGCGTGGCCGTGGTCCTGCGCCTGATCGGCGCGGTCTGGATCGTGCTGCTGGTCGCGACGACCTGGGCGGCCGGCCAGCTGGTCGCCCCGGTGGCCTCCTGGGCGGTGACGGCCTTCGCGGTCGCCTGGGCCGTCCTGGCGTGGCGCACCGGCCTGATCGAGCGGGGGTCGGCCGCTGGGTCGTTCGCCGCATGGGTCGACGTGGCCGTGACCGTGGTCGTGATCCTCGGGCCCGGGTTCTTCGGTGAGACGACGGGGTTCGCCGGCGGGTACCCGTTCGCGTCGCTGGTCGTCGCGCTGGCGGTTGCCGACCGGACCGGCGTCGGCGTCGCCGCGGCGGTCCTCAGCGCGGCGACGTTGCTGAACCTCTTCTCGGTGGGCACGCCCTCCCTGCCGTCGGCGACCTCCAACGTCCTGTTCTACGGGTTGGGCGCGTCGGCGCTGTGGCTGGGCGTGCAGGTCCTGCGCCGGCAGGAGGAACGGACCCGGCTGGCGGAGTCCGAGCTCGCCGTCGCGCGCGAGCGGGCCACGACGGCCACCCACCTGCACGACTCGGTGCTGCAGACCCTCGCCCTGGTCCAGCGACGCGCCGACGACGCAGGCGCCGTCCGCTCGCTGGCCCGCCGCCAGGAACGCGAGCTCCGCGAATGGCTGTTCCCGCCGGAGACCGGCCCGGTGGTCGTCGCGGCGTCGTCATCGGGGCCGTCAACGGGGTCGTCATTGGGGTCGTCCGCGCCCCGGTCGGCGCGATCGGGGCCTGCGTCGGCGGGGGACGATGATGGGCACGATCCCGACGTCCCGAAGCCCCTCGGCCGCCTCGGCCCGACCCTCGAGGCCCACGCCGAGGACATGGAGGAGCGCTACGGCGTCTCCGTCCGGGTGGTCAGCGTCGGCGGCGCGGCCGACCTGCCCGTCCCACCGGTCGACGAGGGCGTCGGGGCGCTGGCCCGTGCCGCCAGGGAAGCCATGGCCAACGCGGCCGTGCATGCCGGCGTGGACACCGTCGACGTGTTCGCCGAGCGGGACGGGGCGACCGTGGCCGTGTGGATCCGGGACCGGGGGATCGGCTTCGACCCCGACGACCTGCCGGCGGACCGACACGGGGTCACCGGGTCGATCCGTGGCCGGATGCACCGAGCCGGCGGATCGGCGACCATCAGCAGCGGGCCGAGCCGCGGCACGGAGGTGGCACTCCGGATCGCCGTCGACGGACAGGAGCAGCCATGA
- a CDS encoding response regulator — MNERLKVYVVDDHRIFRSGLRAEIAQSLWIAGEAGTVAEAIEGIVDARPAVVLLDVHLPDGGGAAVIEGVRRAGVDDVEFLALSASDSADDVVAIIRAGARGYVTKTVASDELVTAVRRIAAGDAYFSPQLAGYVLDAFAAIPVVQVDAELGQLTPREREVLQHLARGYTYAEIGEALVIAVKTVETHASNVLRKLQLSNRHELSRWAAERNIT; from the coding sequence ATGAACGAACGCCTCAAGGTCTACGTCGTCGACGACCACCGGATCTTCCGGTCCGGCCTGCGCGCCGAGATCGCCCAGTCGCTGTGGATCGCCGGTGAGGCCGGCACCGTCGCCGAGGCCATCGAGGGGATCGTGGACGCCCGACCGGCGGTCGTGCTGCTCGACGTGCACCTGCCCGACGGGGGCGGCGCCGCGGTCATCGAGGGAGTCCGTCGGGCCGGCGTGGACGACGTGGAGTTCCTCGCCCTGTCGGCGTCGGACTCCGCCGACGACGTCGTGGCGATCATCCGGGCCGGTGCCCGTGGATACGTGACCAAGACCGTCGCCTCCGACGAGCTCGTCACGGCCGTGCGCCGCATCGCCGCCGGGGACGCCTACTTCTCCCCGCAGCTGGCCGGCTACGTCCTCGACGCGTTCGCGGCCATCCCGGTGGTCCAGGTCGACGCCGAGCTCGGGCAGCTCACCCCTCGCGAACGGGAGGTCCTGCAGCACCTCGCCCGCGGCTACACCTACGCCGAGATCGGCGAGGCGCTGGTCATCGCCGTCAAGACCGTGGAGACCCACGCCTCCAACGTCCTTCGCAAGCTGCAGCTCTCCAACCGCCACGAGCTGTCCCGCTGGGCCGCCGAGCGCAACATCACCTGA
- a CDS encoding Fpg/Nei family DNA glycosylase, whose translation MPEGHTIHRHARLQRRHLKGKRVAAWSPQGRFDDGAARLDGGTVRDIRAVGKHLFYEWGTPDGTATGELLHVHLGLFGKFRTFVDEPPAPTDGTRLALRTIEGEAAAAGTTIYLAGATVVDIISPSEEEGIRGRLGPDPLDRRADPARFVAAMRRRRLPIGEALLDQKAISGIGNVYRAEMLFRAGIDPDIPASDLTDEQVMALWDDAVALLKEGEKSGRIVTVDPADVGRRSRARLPRDEQRYVYKRHDRPCHRCGTPIVMWTPRSRTIWGCPTCQDLSRA comes from the coding sequence ATGCCCGAAGGCCACACGATCCATCGCCATGCCCGCCTGCAGCGTCGCCACCTGAAGGGGAAGCGGGTGGCCGCGTGGTCGCCGCAGGGGCGGTTCGACGACGGGGCGGCCCGCCTGGACGGGGGCACCGTCCGCGACATCCGGGCGGTCGGCAAGCACCTCTTCTACGAGTGGGGCACGCCCGACGGGACGGCCACGGGCGAGCTGCTGCACGTCCACCTCGGGTTGTTCGGCAAGTTCCGCACCTTCGTCGACGAGCCGCCGGCCCCGACTGACGGCACCCGGCTGGCGCTGCGGACCATCGAGGGCGAGGCGGCGGCGGCCGGCACGACGATCTACCTGGCGGGCGCGACGGTGGTGGACATCATCAGCCCGTCGGAGGAGGAGGGGATCCGCGGCCGGCTGGGGCCCGACCCGCTGGACCGCAGGGCCGACCCGGCCCGGTTCGTGGCCGCCATGCGACGAAGGAGGCTGCCGATCGGTGAGGCGCTGCTGGACCAGAAGGCCATCTCCGGCATCGGCAACGTCTACCGGGCGGAGATGTTGTTCCGCGCCGGCATCGACCCCGACATCCCCGCGTCCGACCTCACCGACGAGCAGGTCATGGCGCTGTGGGACGACGCCGTCGCCCTGCTGAAGGAGGGGGAGAAGTCGGGGCGCATCGTCACCGTCGACCCCGCGGACGTGGGACGTCGCAGCCGGGCGAGGCTGCCGCGTGACGAGCAGCGCTACGTCTACAAGCGCCACGACCGGCCGTGCCACCGCTGCGGCACGCCGATCGTGATGTGGACGCCCCGGTCCCGGACCATCTGGGGCTGCCCGACCTGTCAGGACCTCTCCCGGGCCTGA
- a CDS encoding cryptochrome/photolyase family protein gives MGRRTVLVLGDQLNRATGALADVGPEDVTVRMVVSRAKLAQRPWHRAKLHLVLSAMRRFADDLREDEFEVDWRVEDRWADGLDGAVDPVVMAPSSWDLRQRLDGLGVEQVPNDAFVVGEEGFADWAAGRKSLGLEWFYRQVRTETGWLMDDGEPAGGQWNHDKANRERPPADGVSPPPPWRPTEDALDEEVRRQVAGFEQALGLELYGSMDERLFPTSRAESLAALEDFLDHRLAGFGPLEDAVVDDEPFMWHSLLSVPLNYGLLHPHEVGEAVDARWRDGRRNLPVASVEGFLRQVAGWREYVWGIYWYRMPGWREENHLGHDGTVPQPFWDGETDMACIAGTMEDLLARGWTHHIPRLMLLGNYALMAGVDPQALTEWFHSMYVDAFDWVMVPNVIGMSQWADGGVMATKPYASTARYVNRMTTHCDGCAFDHRTRTEDDSCPFNALYWDFLSRHRTTLSANHRMAPILGNLDRFSRSERNAIRERARLFRTDG, from the coding sequence ATGGGTCGCCGCACGGTGCTCGTCCTCGGGGATCAGCTGAACCGGGCGACGGGAGCGCTGGCCGACGTCGGCCCCGAGGACGTCACCGTCCGCATGGTCGTCAGCCGTGCCAAGCTCGCCCAGCGGCCATGGCACCGCGCCAAGCTGCACCTCGTCCTCTCCGCGATGCGTCGGTTCGCCGACGACCTGCGCGAGGACGAGTTCGAGGTCGACTGGCGCGTGGAGGATCGTTGGGCCGACGGGCTGGACGGCGCCGTGGACCCGGTGGTGATGGCCCCGTCGTCGTGGGACCTCCGGCAGCGGCTGGACGGGCTGGGGGTCGAGCAGGTCCCCAACGATGCGTTCGTCGTGGGCGAGGAGGGGTTCGCGGACTGGGCGGCGGGCCGCAAGTCCCTGGGCCTGGAGTGGTTCTACCGGCAGGTCCGCACCGAGACCGGCTGGCTGATGGACGACGGCGAACCGGCCGGCGGGCAGTGGAACCACGACAAGGCCAACCGCGAACGCCCACCGGCGGACGGTGTGTCCCCTCCTCCCCCGTGGCGACCGACCGAGGACGCCCTCGACGAGGAGGTCCGCCGGCAGGTCGCCGGCTTCGAGCAGGCGCTCGGGCTGGAGCTGTACGGGTCGATGGACGAGCGGCTGTTCCCGACGTCGCGCGCCGAGTCGCTGGCGGCGCTGGAGGACTTCCTCGACCACCGCTTGGCAGGGTTCGGCCCCCTGGAGGATGCGGTGGTCGACGACGAACCGTTCATGTGGCACTCGTTGCTGTCGGTGCCACTCAACTACGGCCTGCTGCATCCCCACGAGGTCGGCGAGGCCGTCGACGCCCGCTGGCGGGACGGTCGCCGGAACCTGCCGGTCGCCTCGGTGGAGGGGTTCCTCAGGCAGGTCGCCGGCTGGCGGGAGTACGTCTGGGGCATCTACTGGTACCGGATGCCCGGTTGGCGGGAGGAGAACCACCTGGGCCACGACGGAACGGTGCCCCAGCCGTTCTGGGACGGCGAGACCGACATGGCCTGCATCGCCGGGACGATGGAGGACCTGCTGGCGCGGGGCTGGACCCACCACATCCCCCGGCTGATGCTCCTGGGCAACTACGCCCTGATGGCCGGGGTCGACCCGCAGGCGCTGACGGAGTGGTTCCACTCGATGTACGTCGACGCGTTCGACTGGGTGATGGTCCCCAACGTCATCGGCATGTCGCAGTGGGCCGACGGAGGGGTGATGGCCACCAAGCCGTACGCCTCGACCGCCCGCTACGTCAACAGGATGACGACCCACTGCGACGGGTGCGCGTTCGACCACCGCACCCGCACCGAGGACGACTCGTGCCCGTTCAACGCGTTGTACTGGGACTTCCTGTCGCGGCATCGGACGACGCTGTCGGCCAACCATCGGATGGCCCCGATCCTGGGCAACCTCGACCGGTTCTCCCGCAGCGAGCGGAACGCGATCCGCGAGCGGGCTCGGCTGTTCCGCACCGACGGTTGA
- a CDS encoding FAD-binding domain-containing protein, producing the protein MPPSPPTPLPVPSLDEVDVWVDTHLADLIGPSPVARHPSIRGGQSAADAALAGWDVRGYASTRNEVWPVSRQGASGLSPWIRHGLLPLRRVWDHVEGGPTRDVRKFHDELLWQEYARHLHARMGRATGRSLRAQPPPVDPAGAERAWDGDMACMALTVGWLEEGWLPNQTRMWLASDWTVRHHARWQDGEDRFFRHLLDGSRAANRLGWQWTVGTGSRKRYGFSRWQVEKRAPGLCDTCPLVDRCPIESWPDGPQESPWLAQADPRLRGGPDDAGPPSAEVTGEPEAVWLTGESLGDADPALAAWPDLPAVFVFDAPLLASLQLARPRVVFLVETLADLARRRPIEVWRGDPRVLLAGRRLAVTHAPVPGFGPRAARLDVVATHPWPWLLSPAGGPVTSFSAWRKAVGTVPARNAQLSLEVH; encoded by the coding sequence GTGCCGCCATCACCCCCGACGCCGCTTCCGGTTCCGTCCCTCGACGAGGTCGACGTGTGGGTCGACACCCATCTGGCGGACCTGATCGGCCCGTCGCCCGTTGCACGCCACCCGAGCATCCGCGGCGGGCAGTCGGCAGCCGATGCGGCGCTCGCCGGGTGGGACGTCCGTGGCTATGCGTCGACCCGCAACGAGGTCTGGCCCGTCAGCCGCCAGGGCGCGTCGGGCCTGTCGCCCTGGATCCGCCACGGCCTCCTCCCGCTGCGACGGGTGTGGGACCACGTCGAGGGCGGCCCGACCCGTGACGTGCGGAAGTTCCACGACGAGCTGCTGTGGCAGGAGTACGCCCGCCACCTCCACGCCCGGATGGGCCGAGCCACCGGCCGGTCGTTGCGGGCCCAGCCGCCACCCGTCGACCCGGCCGGCGCCGAACGGGCGTGGGACGGCGACATGGCCTGCATGGCGCTGACGGTCGGATGGTTGGAGGAGGGCTGGCTGCCCAACCAGACCCGCATGTGGCTGGCGTCGGACTGGACGGTCCGCCACCACGCCCGATGGCAGGACGGAGAGGACCGGTTCTTCCGCCACCTGCTCGACGGGTCGCGGGCCGCCAACCGGCTCGGCTGGCAGTGGACCGTGGGAACGGGCAGCCGGAAGCGGTACGGCTTCTCGCGCTGGCAGGTGGAGAAGCGGGCACCGGGGCTGTGCGACACCTGTCCGCTGGTCGATCGTTGCCCGATCGAGTCGTGGCCGGACGGTCCGCAGGAGAGCCCGTGGCTGGCGCAGGCCGACCCTCGCCTGCGTGGCGGCCCCGACGACGCGGGTCCGCCGAGCGCCGAGGTGACCGGCGAGCCCGAGGCGGTGTGGCTGACCGGGGAGTCCCTCGGCGACGCCGACCCTGCCCTCGCGGCATGGCCCGACCTTCCTGCCGTGTTCGTGTTCGACGCGCCGTTGCTCGCGTCGCTGCAGCTGGCCCGACCGCGGGTGGTGTTCCTCGTCGAGACCCTGGCCGACCTGGCGCGACGGCGGCCCATCGAGGTGTGGCGAGGCGACCCGAGGGTGCTGCTGGCCGGCCGTCGGCTCGCCGTGACGCACGCCCCCGTCCCCGGCTTCGGTCCCCGCGCCGCCCGGCTGGACGTCGTGGCCACACATCCGTGGCCGTGGTTGCTCAGTCCCGCCGGCGGTCCGGTCACGTCGTTCTCGGCCTGGCGGAAGGCCGTCGGCACGGTGCCGGCGCGCAATGCCCAGCTGTCGCTGGAGGTGCACTGA
- a CDS encoding alkaline phosphatase PhoX: MPFAMPTDRRSFLQRSAYFIAGAAAAGPLSALAANAAHAQTGPVTVGPLGLHLDEALQLSDNGGYGPLQPSNLGEELYLPEGFTATRLSPAGTTMSNGVPVPGAHDGMACFGMPDGTLRLVRNHETSGGSPFGANAYDTQLGGTTTIVFDPEGDGVELSTHPSVTGLIRPCGGGPTPWGSWLACEETTATTGKPHGYVFEVPAAADAPVDPVPVVAMGRFNHEAVAVDPRSGDVYETEDSGTSGIYRFRPTEPGNLAAGGELLMLKVVGTDGYDTRTGQVVGSRLGVEWVPITDPDPDESIWHGKNLYEEGVASGGATFARGEGAWTGVTTDVAGDIVDVTIWFACTSGGDAGEGQVWAYHPDVADPEHGTLELVFESPGNHVLGHPDNITVHPVSGVVTVCEDGGGAPLSLAGEGLPGSTNGIPGEATYNETLARRQRVHGVTADGRIFSFAHQFASEFAGACWSPDGKWFFVNIQGNATTYAITGPWEKGPFGR; encoded by the coding sequence GTGCCCTTCGCCATGCCCACCGACCGCCGTTCGTTCCTGCAGCGCAGCGCCTACTTCATCGCCGGGGCTGCCGCTGCCGGCCCGCTGTCCGCGCTTGCCGCCAACGCCGCCCATGCCCAGACCGGCCCCGTGACCGTCGGTCCCCTCGGCCTCCACCTCGACGAGGCCCTGCAGCTGTCCGACAACGGGGGATACGGCCCCCTCCAGCCGTCCAACCTGGGCGAGGAGCTGTACCTGCCCGAGGGGTTCACGGCCACGCGGCTGTCACCAGCGGGGACCACGATGAGCAACGGCGTCCCCGTGCCCGGCGCCCACGACGGCATGGCCTGCTTCGGGATGCCCGACGGCACGTTGCGCCTGGTCCGCAACCACGAGACCTCCGGCGGATCGCCCTTCGGTGCCAACGCCTACGACACCCAGCTGGGTGGCACCACCACGATCGTGTTCGATCCCGAGGGCGACGGCGTCGAGCTGTCGACGCACCCGTCGGTGACCGGCCTCATCCGGCCGTGCGGCGGCGGTCCGACGCCGTGGGGGTCGTGGCTGGCCTGCGAGGAGACGACCGCCACGACCGGCAAGCCGCACGGCTATGTCTTCGAGGTCCCCGCCGCAGCCGATGCGCCCGTCGACCCGGTGCCGGTCGTCGCCATGGGCCGCTTCAACCACGAGGCCGTCGCCGTGGACCCCCGTTCGGGCGACGTGTACGAGACCGAGGACTCGGGGACGTCGGGCATCTATCGGTTCCGCCCCACCGAACCCGGCAACCTGGCCGCCGGTGGCGAGCTGCTGATGCTGAAGGTCGTCGGCACCGACGGCTACGACACCCGAACCGGCCAGGTCGTCGGATCGAGGCTCGGGGTCGAGTGGGTCCCGATCACCGACCCCGACCCCGACGAGTCGATCTGGCACGGCAAGAACCTGTACGAGGAGGGTGTCGCATCCGGTGGCGCGACGTTCGCACGCGGCGAGGGCGCGTGGACCGGGGTGACGACGGACGTCGCCGGCGACATCGTCGACGTCACGATCTGGTTCGCCTGCACCTCCGGGGGCGACGCCGGCGAGGGTCAGGTCTGGGCCTACCACCCCGACGTGGCCGACCCCGAGCACGGCACGCTCGAGCTGGTCTTCGAGTCCCCCGGGAACCACGTCCTCGGGCACCCCGACAACATCACCGTCCACCCGGTCAGCGGGGTCGTCACCGTCTGCGAGGACGGCGGTGGCGCGCCCCTCTCGCTGGCCGGTGAGGGACTGCCGGGGTCGACCAACGGCATCCCGGGCGAGGCGACGTACAACGAGACCCTCGCCCGTCGGCAGCGCGTCCACGGCGTGACCGCGGACGGCCGGATCTTCTCCTTCGCCCACCAGTTCGCCTCGGAGTTCGCCGGTGCATGCTGGAGCCCCGACGGGAAGTGGTTCTTCGTCAACATCCAGGGCAACGCCACCACCTACGCCATCACCGGGCCGTGGGAGAAGGGTCCCTTCGGGCGGTGA
- the gcvP gene encoding aminomethyl-transferring glycine dehydrogenase encodes MDDGDVARMLETLGRGSLDELLDATVPSRIRQAEPLALTGFTGAATEDEALEELRELAGMNKPLTSLIGQGYYGTVTPPVIRRNVLENPSWYTAYTPYQPEISQGRLEALLNFQTVVADLTGLPLANASLLDEGTAAAEAMTMARRAVRGAPDTFLVDADVHPQTLAVLQTRAEPLGVKVATVDPWDDELPEAFGLLLQYPGSGGAVRDLRPAIDAIHDRGGLAIVAADPLALTLLTPPGELGADIAVGSTQRFGVPMWFGGPHAAYISTSEDYKRTLPGRLVGVSVDAKGRPANRLALQTREQHIRREKATSNICTAQVLLAVAAGFYATYHGPEGLTAVAEHCRRLATTLSASLTAGGIQVVADVVFDTVTARVPGRADAIVAAAREAGVLLRRIDADHVGVSFDETSRQDELDVVCAAFGVDVLGHHDEVEPPALPAELARTSEFMTHPVFHAHRNETSFMRYVRGLAAKDLALDRAMIPLGSCTMKLNAAVELEAISWHQFADIHPFAPEDTTAGSRLMVEQLEQWLADITGYAAVSVQPNAGSQGELAGLLAIRGYHGSRGDTQRDVCLIPSSAHGTNAASAVMAGMRVVVVATTEAGAVDIDDLRAKAEEHADTLAAIMVTYPSTAGVFEQGITDICDIVHEHGGQVYLDGANLNALVGLAQPGRFGADVSHLNLHKTFCIPHGGGGPGVGPVAVGEHLAPFLPGSAAAPAISAAVNGSAGILAIPWAYIRMMGGEGLTDATSVAILSANYIAERLKNAYPVLYTGENGTVAHECILDLRPLTKETGITNEDVAKRLIDYGFHAPTMSFPVPGTLMVEPTESEPLVEVDRFCDAMLAIREEIAAVERGEVAAEDSALRHAPHPAEDLLVGEWDRPYTRDEAAYPGTAYPDRTIKYWAPVSRIDQAYGDKNLVCACPPPEAFE; translated from the coding sequence ATGGACGACGGTGACGTCGCCCGCATGCTGGAGACCCTCGGCCGCGGGTCGCTCGACGAGCTGCTCGACGCCACCGTCCCCTCGCGGATCCGCCAGGCCGAGCCGCTGGCGCTGACCGGGTTCACCGGCGCCGCAACCGAGGACGAGGCGCTGGAGGAGCTGCGCGAGCTGGCCGGCATGAACAAGCCGCTCACCAGCCTGATCGGGCAGGGCTACTACGGCACGGTCACCCCGCCGGTGATCCGCCGCAACGTGCTGGAGAACCCCTCCTGGTACACCGCCTACACGCCGTACCAGCCCGAGATCTCCCAGGGGCGGCTCGAGGCGCTGCTGAACTTCCAGACCGTCGTCGCCGACCTGACCGGCCTGCCGCTGGCCAACGCCAGCCTGCTGGACGAGGGGACTGCGGCTGCCGAGGCGATGACGATGGCCCGCCGGGCCGTCCGTGGCGCCCCCGACACCTTCCTCGTCGACGCCGACGTGCACCCGCAGACCCTCGCGGTGCTGCAGACCCGCGCCGAGCCGCTCGGCGTCAAGGTCGCCACCGTGGACCCATGGGACGACGAGCTGCCCGAGGCGTTCGGCCTGCTGCTGCAGTACCCCGGCAGCGGCGGGGCCGTCCGGGACCTGCGGCCGGCGATCGACGCCATCCACGACCGGGGCGGCCTGGCCATCGTCGCCGCCGACCCGCTCGCGCTGACGTTGCTGACCCCTCCCGGTGAGCTGGGCGCCGACATCGCCGTCGGGTCGACCCAGCGCTTCGGCGTGCCGATGTGGTTCGGTGGTCCGCACGCCGCCTACATCTCCACCAGCGAGGACTACAAGCGCACCCTCCCGGGTCGCCTCGTCGGCGTCAGCGTCGACGCGAAGGGCCGTCCCGCCAACCGGCTGGCGCTGCAGACCCGCGAGCAGCACATCCGCCGCGAGAAGGCCACCTCCAACATCTGCACCGCCCAGGTCCTGCTGGCCGTCGCCGCCGGGTTCTACGCGACCTACCACGGGCCCGAGGGCCTGACCGCCGTCGCCGAGCACTGCCGCCGGCTGGCCACCACCCTGTCCGCGTCGCTGACCGCCGGTGGGATCCAGGTCGTCGCCGACGTGGTGTTCGACACCGTCACCGCCCGCGTGCCCGGCCGCGCCGACGCCATCGTCGCCGCTGCCCGCGAGGCCGGTGTGCTGCTGCGGCGCATCGACGCCGACCACGTCGGGGTCAGCTTCGACGAGACCTCACGGCAGGACGAGCTGGACGTGGTCTGCGCCGCGTTCGGCGTCGACGTGCTCGGCCACCACGACGAGGTCGAGCCGCCCGCGCTGCCCGCCGAGCTGGCGCGCACGAGCGAGTTCATGACCCACCCCGTGTTCCACGCCCACCGCAACGAGACGTCGTTCATGCGCTACGTCCGCGGGCTGGCGGCCAAGGACCTCGCCCTGGACCGGGCGATGATCCCGCTTGGCTCGTGCACGATGAAGCTCAACGCCGCCGTCGAGCTGGAGGCCATCAGCTGGCATCAGTTCGCCGACATCCACCCGTTCGCGCCCGAGGACACCACCGCGGGCAGCCGCCTGATGGTGGAGCAGCTCGAGCAGTGGCTGGCCGACATCACCGGGTACGCCGCCGTCAGCGTGCAGCCGAACGCGGGTTCGCAGGGCGAGCTCGCCGGCCTGCTGGCCATCCGCGGGTACCACGGTTCCCGCGGTGACACCCAGCGCGACGTCTGCCTGATCCCGTCCTCGGCGCACGGTACCAACGCCGCCAGCGCCGTGATGGCCGGCATGCGGGTCGTCGTGGTCGCCACCACCGAAGCCGGTGCCGTCGACATCGACGACCTGCGGGCCAAGGCCGAGGAACACGCCGACACGCTGGCCGCGATCATGGTCACCTACCCCTCGACCGCGGGGGTGTTCGAGCAGGGCATCACCGACATCTGCGACATCGTCCACGAGCACGGCGGGCAGGTGTACCTCGACGGGGCGAACCTCAACGCCCTCGTCGGCCTGGCCCAGCCGGGGAGGTTCGGCGCCGACGTCAGCCACCTGAACCTCCACAAGACCTTCTGCATCCCCCACGGCGGCGGTGGGCCCGGCGTCGGGCCGGTCGCGGTCGGTGAGCACCTCGCACCGTTCCTGCCGGGCTCCGCTGCCGCGCCGGCGATCTCCGCGGCGGTCAACGGGTCGGCCGGCATCCTGGCGATCCCGTGGGCCTACATCCGCATGATGGGCGGGGAGGGGCTGACCGACGCGACGTCGGTGGCGATCCTGTCGGCCAACTACATCGCCGAGCGGCTCAAGAACGCCTACCCGGTCCTGTACACCGGTGAGAACGGCACCGTCGCCCACGAGTGCATCCTCGACCTGCGTCCCCTGACCAAGGAGACGGGGATCACCAACGAGGACGTCGCCAAGCGGCTGATCGACTACGGCTTCCACGCCCCGACGATGAGCTTCCCGGTGCCCGGCACCCTGATGGTGGAGCCGACGGAGTCCGAACCGCTGGTCGAGGTCGACCGGTTCTGCGACGCGATGCTTGCCATCCGCGAGGAGATCGCCGCCGTCGAACGCGGTGAGGTCGCCGCCGAGGACTCGGCGCTGCGCCACGCCCCCCACCCAGCCGAGGACCTCCTAGTGGGGGAGTGGGACCGCCCCTACACCCGCGACGAGGCCGCCTACCCCGGCACCGCCTACCCCGACCGGACCATCAAGTACTGGGCCCCCGTGAGCCGGATCGACCAAGCCTACGGCGACAAGAACCTTGTCTGCGCCTGCCCGCCGCCGGAGGCGTTCGAGTAG
- a CDS encoding GNAT family N-acetyltransferase: MTETAMALRGAIVADLPLIARFERRYMDDVEPESVQGWLNAIDRNLAMWIDNLNRTVVAQVDDVAVGYAMWTPSGARAVLVSINVDPTRRRTGVGKGLLARTLGDARAAGATDMDLGVRPHNPARHLYQQAGFHQVADGSDGYERWTLSLAGGE; this comes from the coding sequence GTGACCGAAACCGCGATGGCCCTCCGCGGGGCGATCGTCGCGGACTTACCGCTGATCGCCCGGTTCGAGCGTCGCTACATGGACGACGTCGAACCCGAGTCGGTGCAGGGCTGGCTCAACGCCATCGACCGCAACCTCGCGATGTGGATCGACAACCTGAACCGCACCGTGGTCGCCCAGGTCGACGACGTCGCGGTGGGCTACGCCATGTGGACGCCGTCGGGTGCGCGAGCCGTCCTCGTCTCGATCAACGTCGACCCGACGCGACGCCGGACCGGGGTCGGCAAAGGGCTGCTGGCCCGGACGCTGGGCGACGCACGCGCTGCCGGCGCGACCGACATGGACCTCGGGGTGCGGCCACACAACCCCGCTCGCCACCTCTATCAGCAGGCAGGGTTCCACCAAGTGGCCGACGGTTCGGACGGCTACGAGCGCTGGACGCTGTCGCTGGCCGGCGGGGAGTGA
- a CDS encoding Uma2 family endonuclease gives MPSMSTAEIYAELAPHLRRLTVDDYYGMLDAGLLQEDDRVELLRGVIVEMSPTNPPHHLVVEWLTMWVARRVAEGLHVRVQSPWSAAIDSEPEPDLVVAPAGWHRRPASRRSPHEAALMVEVADSSLRRDLLVKAAIYAEAGVADYWVVDVIAEQVVVHRDPVDGVYQSVQRVGSPEVLIGAGVDVPLGDLFSFVRGE, from the coding sequence ATGCCGTCCATGTCCACTGCGGAGATCTACGCCGAGCTGGCGCCGCACCTACGACGGCTGACTGTCGACGACTACTACGGGATGCTCGACGCCGGCCTGCTGCAGGAGGACGACAGGGTCGAGCTGCTCCGGGGTGTGATCGTCGAGATGTCGCCAACCAACCCACCACACCACCTCGTCGTGGAGTGGTTGACGATGTGGGTCGCACGCCGGGTCGCCGAAGGGCTCCATGTGCGGGTCCAGAGCCCATGGTCGGCGGCGATCGACTCCGAACCCGAACCCGATCTGGTCGTGGCCCCAGCCGGTTGGCACCGCCGCCCCGCCTCCAGGCGGTCTCCCCACGAGGCGGCGCTGATGGTCGAGGTCGCCGACTCCTCGCTGCGTCGTGACCTGCTGGTCAAGGCGGCTATCTACGCCGAAGCCGGCGTGGCCGACTACTGGGTGGTCGATGTGATCGCCGAGCAGGTGGTGGTGCACCGCGACCCGGTGGACGGCGTGTACCAGTCCGTTCAGCGGGTGGGTTCGCCCGAGGTCCTGATCGGTGCCGGGGTGGACGTGCCCCTCGGCGACCTGTTCTCGTTCGTCAGAGGGGAATGA